The DNA sequence CGCAGCAGCTGCGCGGCCGCGACGGCGGGGGTGAGCGGCTCGTGGTCCGGGTCGAAGCCGCGCAGGTCCAGGTAGAGCTGGCCGTCGGGGAACCGGTCGCGGACCCGGTGCGCCCACCGCACGGCGAGCGCGGTCTTGCCGACGCCCGCGGTGCCGGTGACCAGCCGGATGTCCGGCCCGGGGCCGGCGCCCGCCGGTTCGTCGAGCCGGGCCAGGTCGGCGGCGCGGCCGGTGAAGCCGCGGACGTCGTGGGGGAGCTGGGCCGGGCGCACCGGCTCCGGGTCCGGCTCGGGTGCGGCGTCGAGCGCGGGGTCGCCGGCCAGGATCGCGGCTTCGAGGCGGGTCAGCTCCGGCGCCGGGTCGAGGCCCAGCTCGGCGGCGAGCCGGGCGCGCAGGCCGCGGAAGGCGGCGAGCGCGGCGTCGGTGCGGCCTTCGCGGTGCAGGGCCAGCATCAGCTGGCCGACGAACCGCTGGCGCAGCGGGTGCGCGGCGACCAGCTCGGTGAGCTCGGCCAGCAGGGCGCGGCCCCGCCCCAGCCGCAGCTGCGCGTCGATCCGGTCCTCCAGCGCGCTCCACCGGGCCTCGTGCAGGCCGGCGAGGAGCCGCTCGGCGACGTCGGCGTCGGCGGCCCCGGCCAGCGCGTCGCCCCGCCACAGCGCGAGGGCTTCGCCGAGGAGCGCGACGGCGGTTTCGTCGTCGGCCGCGCGGGCCCGCCGGACGAGCGCGGTGAAGCGGTGCGCGTCGACCGCGTCCGGGGCGGCGCGCAGGACGTAGCCGTGTCCCTCGGTGACCAGCTCGGGGCCGCCCGCGGCGCGGAAGACCGCGCGGATCCGGGACACCAGCGCCTGGACGGTGCCGCGCGCGCTCGCCGGGGGATCGGCGGGCCAGAGCAGGTCCACGAGCCGATCGCGCGACACCGGGCGACCGGCGTCGAGGAGCAGCACGGCCAGCACGAGCCGCTGCTTGCGGGAGCCGAGGTCGACCGGGGCGCCGTCCGCCGTGGCCTCGACGGCGCCGAGGACGCGGAACTCCACCCGGTCACCTCCGTTCACCCGGCCGGGGCAAGGCGTGCAAGCGTACTGCAAGCGTCCTGCAGGCCCGGTCCGCGATCCTGGCCGGGCTGCAGGACACCACCCGACGATGTCCAAGGCCGGCTCGCTTCGCCGGTGGAACCGACGGGTTCGGCTGTTGGTCCCCCGCGGCACGAGCTGGGGGTAGGACCACCCCGGCGACCCCTCCACGGTCGCCGGGGTGGTCCTCCGCGTTCAGCGGGCGGCGTCGTCGATCTGCACCGGGTACCCGGCGCGGAGCACGGCGACCGTGGCCGGCGGCGTCAGCACGGGGACGGTCCCTGCCCGGGGCAGCTTCCGCCGGGTGCCGTAACCCGCCGTCGTCCACTCCGCCAGGTGCCCGTCCACGACGAGCTCCGGGTGCCGGCCGCGCAGCACGAACACGCCGTCGGGGAGCCCGGCCCAGTGCAGTTCGTGCCGGCGGCGGACGTGGGTGCCGCGGATCAGGCGTTCGGCGTGCAGCACCCGGTTCACCTCGGCGGCCGGCGGTGGCCGGCCCGGCCATGCGTCGCGGTAGGCGGTGTAGGCGGGCCGGCGGCACTCCGCGCACGGCCGGTGCCCGGCGGCGAAGGAGACGGCTTCGTCGTGGAAGAACAGGTGCGTGTACCGGTTCGGCAGCCACTGCTCCCGCCACCGGCCGCGGAACTCGAGCGCGCAGGTGATCCACAGGTCACCGGCGTGGAACCGGACGATCTCGCGGCCCTCGTGCAGGACGCCCCGGTTCCCGGTCCAGGCACCCCGCAGCGCGATGTCGACGACGTCGCCGGCGGGTGTCACGCGGTTGCGCACCAGGTCACCGCCCCGCTCCGGTGGCGGCGCCCGCGGCCGCACCGCAGAATGCGCGCATGCAGCCGACGGTCGTCCGGGTGGCGCGCCTGACCGAGCCGGCCGGGCCCGCCGACGGTACTCGCGTGCTCGTGGAACGCCTGTGGCCCCGCGGCACCGCCCGCACGGCGGTGGTCCTGGACGGCTGGTACCGCCGGCTGGCCCCGTCCGACGCCCTGCGCACCTGGTACGGCCACGACCCGGAGCGCTTCGCGGAGTTCGCCGAGCGGTACCGCGCGGAGCTGCGCGAGCCGGACCGGGCAGAGGCCCTGGCACGGCTGCGGGAGCTGGCGTCGAGTGGCCCGCTGACCCTGCTGACGGCGAGCGGCTCGCCTTCGATCAGCCAGGCGGCGGTCCTGGCGGCGGTGCTCGCCGAGGGCTGAAGCGGGGCCGCCGCGGCGAAGCCGGGATCGGCAGGCGCGGGGGACGTCATGAACGACCCTTTCACCGCGCCGGACGCGGTGAAAGGGTCGTTCATGACGTCCCGGTCGTGGTGATCGTCGCCGTCGCGGTGCCGAGCACGTCGTGGCGGGCGGTCAGCACCAGCGTCCCGGGCGGGCCCGCGAACGGCCGCACCCACACCGCCGCCGCGCCGCCCGTAGCGCCGAAGTCCAGCCGCGCGTCCCCGATCAGCTCACCCGGCCCGGTCAGCGCCAGGGAGACCGCGCCGGTCGTCCCCGCCCGGATCGTGCCGAACCGGTCGGTCGCCGCGACCACCACCCGGGTCGCGTCGGCGCCGTCGGCGCGCACGGCCGGGTCGTCGGGGACGCAGCCGAGCACGTCCCGGCTCCGGTCCCCGCTGAACCGGCGGCTGACGACCAGCCGTTCGCCGGCGTAGCCGTCGATCCGCAGCTGCGGCCGCTGACCGCGCGGGACCACGAGATCCACCGCGAACGGCGGGTGCGGCAGGTGCGGGAAGTCCGCGCGGCGGCTGCGCGCGTCCCCCACGGGACGGTCGTCGAGGAACACCGCGAGGCGGTCGCAGTTCGACCAGACCGTCGCGCCCCGCCCCGGCCCGGCCGGCTGGGCGGTGAAGTCCCACTCGAACCCGGGCTCGACGACGGCCCGCGCGTCCGGTGAGCCCTGCGACGCGTAGAAGGCCGCCGCGGGCTTCGCGATCCGGAAGATGTCGGACACCCCGGCGAACTTCGAGCCGCCGACCGACCGCTGCCAGCCCGACGGGTAGTCGAACGCGCACCACGCCAGCAGCCCGCAGTAGCGGTCGTCCGCGGCGGCCAGGTCGTGGGCCTTCGCGTGCAGTTCCGCCTGCAGCTGCCGGGTGGCCGGCGGGTCGGTGCGCCGGTAGGCGCGGGCCCCGGCGAGCGTGCCGATCGTCTCCGTCACCAGGTACGGCACGCCGGGCCGCGGCGGACGCAGCCGGAACGGGGCGCCGCGGCGCGCGGTGTAGTCGTTGTACGCCAGGACCTCGACGTCGGCGCCGGCGTAGCGCGCACCGGTCGCGCTGGCGAGCGCGCCGCTCGTCGGCCGCGACGGGTCCAGCTGCTTAGCCAGCCGGCCGGTCTTGGCGTACATCGCCGTCGTGCCGTCGGCCTCGTTCACCCGGGTGCCCCACACCACGACGCTCGGGTGGTTGCGGTCGCGGGTGACCATGCTCGCCACGTCCTGGAGGTTGCGCCGCTGCCAGGCGTCGTCGCCGACACGCCCCCAGCCCGGGATCTCCTCCCACACCAGCAGGCCCAGCTCGTCGCAGGCGTCGAGGAACGCGCTCGACTGCGGGTAGTGCGAGCAGCGGACCATCGTGCAGTTCAGCTCGCGGCGCAGGATCTCCGCGTCGCGGCGCTGCACCCGGTCCGGCATCGCCCCGCCCGCGAACGGGTACCACTGGTGGCGGTTGAGGCCGAACAGCTTCAGCCGCCTGCCGTTGAGGAAGAAGCCGTCCGGGGTGAACCGGGCCTCGCGGAACCCGGTCCGCACCGTCCGCCGGTCGAGCACCGCCCCGGCCTGGACGGTCACCACGACGTCGCACAACGCGGGGTCGTCGACGTCCCAGAGCCGGACGCCGCCGAGCCCGTGGACGTCGAACTCCACGCCGGCGCCGCGGACCGGCGCCGTGGCGCGCGCCAGCTCCCGGCCCGCCTGCCGCACCGACGCGGTCACCTGGCCGACGACCGGTGCCTCGAGCGTGCACGTCAGGTGCAGCGAGCGGCCGGGGGAGAGGACGTCGGCGGGCCGGGCGAAGACGTCGGTCAGCCGGATCCGCGGCACCGCCCCGATCGTGGCCGGGCGGTAGATCCCGGCGGGCTGGTAGAAGTCGAGCACCCCCGGGCCCGCGCCGCCCGGCAGGTTCGGCGGGACGTCCAGCGCCCACCGCCCGTCGACGACCACGGCGAGGACGTTGTCCCCGTCGGCGAGCCCGGCCAGCTCGACCTCGAACGGGAGGTAGCCGCCCTGGTGGGTGGCCAGGAGCGTCCCGTTGAGGTGGACCGCCGCGTTCGTCATGACGCCGTCGAAGCGCGCCCGGTACCGGCCGGCCGCGCTCGCCGTGAAGTGCTTGCGGTAGACCCACCGGTCCTGCCACGACGCCGGGTCCCAGCCGGTCCAGGAAAGCGGTGTCACGCAGTGGGGCAGCTGGACCGGGTCGAGGTCGGTCTCGTCGAACCCGGCGTCGGCGCAGCCGTCGGTGTACCGCCCGAACAGCCAGAAATCGGTCAGCAGCCCGGTTTCCGGGTCGGGCGCGGCCAGTCCCGACGAGCCCGCGACGGCGGCGCCGAGCAGCGCGGCCCCGCTCGCGGCGAGGAACCCGCGCCGCGAAAGCCGCGGACCGGCCATGGCGACCTCCGTACTCCGGCTGGACGTCCCCAGTGTGTCCCACCGGGACACTCGCCGGCACGGGTTCAGCGCAACGTCGAAGCGCGGACCACCAGTTCGGGCGTGAAGACGACCTGCCGGTGCTCGTGCTCCGGCTCGGTGGTCTCGGCCAGCAGCAGCTCCGCGGCGGTGCGGCCCAGCCGCCGCCGGGGCTGGCGGACGGAGGTGAGCGGGACCGCGGCGGCCGCGGCGAACTCGATGTCGTCGTAGCCCACGATCGCCAGGTCGTCCGGGACGCCCATGCGCAGGTTCGCGCAGGTCTGCAGCAGGCCGAGGGCGACGAGGTCGTTGGCGCAGAACGCGGCGGTGGGGCGGAGCGCGGCGGGCAGTCCCGCCAGCCGTTCGCCCGCGCCGCGGCCGTCGGCCACGGTCAGCGCCGTGGTGGTCAGGTCGACCAGCCGGTCCGGGGCGAGGCCCGCGGCGTCCAGCGCCTTCAACGCGCCGAGCCGCCGGTCGCGGACCTGGCCCACCGTCGTGTGGTTGCCGATGAACGCGATCCGCTCGTGTCCCTGCTCGATCAGGTGCCGCACGGCGATCTCCCCGCCGTAGACGTCGTCGACCGCGACCGAGCAGTGCGTGGTGCCGCCGGGCGTGCGGTCGACGACGACCACCGGCGTGCCGCGCCGCGCGATCTCGTGCAGCAGCGGGGCGTCCGGGGCGACCGGGGTGATCAGGATGCCTTGCACGCGCTGCTGTTCGAGGCGGCCGAGGTAGGCCGCCTCCCGCGACGGCTGGTGCGCGCTGTTGCAGAGGAACAGCGAGAGGTCGCCCGCGTCGGCGGCGTCCTCCATGCCGGCCGCGACGTCGGTGAAGAACGGGTTGCTGCCGTCGAGCATGACGTAGGCCAGCACGCGGCTGCGCCCGGCCCGCAGCTGCCGCGCGGATT is a window from the Amycolatopsis sp. cg9 genome containing:
- a CDS encoding DUF488 domain-containing protein, which encodes MQPTVVRVARLTEPAGPADGTRVLVERLWPRGTARTAVVLDGWYRRLAPSDALRTWYGHDPERFAEFAERYRAELREPDRAEALARLRELASSGPLTLLTASGSPSISQAAVLAAVLAEG
- a CDS encoding glycoside hydrolase family 2 TIM barrel-domain containing protein, which encodes MAGPRLSRRGFLAASGAALLGAAVAGSSGLAAPDPETGLLTDFWLFGRYTDGCADAGFDETDLDPVQLPHCVTPLSWTGWDPASWQDRWVYRKHFTASAAGRYRARFDGVMTNAAVHLNGTLLATHQGGYLPFEVELAGLADGDNVLAVVVDGRWALDVPPNLPGGAGPGVLDFYQPAGIYRPATIGAVPRIRLTDVFARPADVLSPGRSLHLTCTLEAPVVGQVTASVRQAGRELARATAPVRGAGVEFDVHGLGGVRLWDVDDPALCDVVVTVQAGAVLDRRTVRTGFREARFTPDGFFLNGRRLKLFGLNRHQWYPFAGGAMPDRVQRRDAEILRRELNCTMVRCSHYPQSSAFLDACDELGLLVWEEIPGWGRVGDDAWQRRNLQDVASMVTRDRNHPSVVVWGTRVNEADGTTAMYAKTGRLAKQLDPSRPTSGALASATGARYAGADVEVLAYNDYTARRGAPFRLRPPRPGVPYLVTETIGTLAGARAYRRTDPPATRQLQAELHAKAHDLAAADDRYCGLLAWCAFDYPSGWQRSVGGSKFAGVSDIFRIAKPAAAFYASQGSPDARAVVEPGFEWDFTAQPAGPGRGATVWSNCDRLAVFLDDRPVGDARSRRADFPHLPHPPFAVDLVVPRGQRPQLRIDGYAGERLVVSRRFSGDRSRDVLGCVPDDPAVRADGADATRVVVAATDRFGTIRAGTTGAVSLALTGPGELIGDARLDFGATGGAAAVWVRPFAGPPGTLVLTARHDVLGTATATITTTGTS
- a CDS encoding LacI family DNA-binding transcriptional regulator, translating into MTVQESGAEPRAAGIKDVAAAAGVSLGTVSNVLNRPDRVSPATRAKVEAAMAELRFVRNESARQLRAGRSRVLAYVMLDGSNPFFTDVAAGMEDAADAGDLSLFLCNSAHQPSREAAYLGRLEQQRVQGILITPVAPDAPLLHEIARRGTPVVVVDRTPGGTTHCSVAVDDVYGGEIAVRHLIEQGHERIAFIGNHTTVGQVRDRRLGALKALDAAGLAPDRLVDLTTTALTVADGRGAGERLAGLPAALRPTAAFCANDLVALGLLQTCANLRMGVPDDLAIVGYDDIEFAAAAAVPLTSVRQPRRRLGRTAAELLLAETTEPEHEHRQVVFTPELVVRASTLR